The DNA sequence CTTCATGAATGCGATGTGGCGCGCATGGCAGGATTTCCGGTACGACAAAAACCGGGAAATCACGTTCTGACGCGTTTTCGCGAGGCGTATTCCGCCCTGACGGGACGGCAAGTCCATTGATCTGCGAGACCCGAATGTCCCAGGTGATGGGGAAGAAGCCGCACGGAAGAGGTCGGGCGGCGGGAGACAGTTCGGGCCGTCTGCGTTTTTTCTGGGGTAGCGCTTACCCCGACAGCCTTTGCTGGAGCACTGGGGCCTCATGATTCAGACGCCGTATGGGTATATCCGCGCCGCCGAATCGGAGGATGCGCCTGCTCTTGTGCGCCTCTACGACCCGGCTCGCCCGCGCGCGGCGCTGCTCGACGCCAAGCGGGAGCCGATTATGCCGACGCCGGACGACGTGCGCGAGCTGCTTTCCCGCAAAGAGGTGCAGCAGGGCGCGCTTTATGCGGTCGAAGACGCGACGGGCGCTGTTCGCGGGTTTTGCAGCGTGCGCGGCGTGAACGCCGAAGCGGCATTTGGCGAAACGGCGCTGCTGTTCCTCGACGAGGAGGCCTACGCAACGCCGCTGGCGGAAGACGTGCTTGAGTTCGTGCTCGACCGCGCGTTCGTGCGGCTGCGTCTGCGCAAGCTGCTCGCCCACGCGTTCGAAGGCGAGACGGCCTTGAAGGGGTTCCTGGCGGGGCACGGTTTCGAGAGCAACGGCGTGCAGCGCGATGCCTTGTATACGCTCGGGCGCTGGCACAGTCTTGAAGTGTTTACCCGGTTTGCCGGATAGGAAATCTGCATGCGTGATCCGCTGACGACATTCATACGGCGCGCTGACCGCGACGACCTGGATATTATCGTCGGCTGGGTTGAAGACCCCGATTTCGCGCGATTCCTCTACGGCGACCCCGCGCGATCACCGCGGCAGGTCCGCGAGCAGATAGTGTCGATGCTGGGCCGCACGGCGAGCCACACGATGCCGGGTGGCATTTACCTGGTCATTGACTCGAAGGAGCAGGGCCCGATCGGGCTGCTCTCGCTGCAGCACATCAGCTGGCGCAACCGCTGCTGCAGCGTGGAC is a window from the Candidatus Hydrogenedentota bacterium genome containing:
- a CDS encoding GNAT family N-acetyltransferase, with translation MIQTPYGYIRAAESEDAPALVRLYDPARPRAALLDAKREPIMPTPDDVRELLSRKEVQQGALYAVEDATGAVRGFCSVRGVNAEAAFGETALLFLDEEAYATPLAEDVLEFVLDRAFVRLRLRKLLAHAFEGETALKGFLAGHGFESNGVQRDALYTLGRWHSLEVFTRFAG